From a single Nostoc sp. MS1 genomic region:
- a CDS encoding HetZ-related protein — MKVNLANLPTSTSAFASNVVAAELPATDAVMQFLFQEMQAQVKASPNCIQAVALRIAKEVNRICDKSSRIQTSGEVHSWQLNLCRHRLQKCLHYYQLGSRRGRVELHSSLGAMVYRHVTIAGSDLGFDGRYSLIEDFLQAFYIEAIKAFRRENELPEDYTPRTQLQLAEYMAFTEQYAKRRINLPGGNNQQLIILRAQGFARRQPQETTVDIEMAVESAKSEEAESYQRNSAVQQIRSQMTAQANFDPSEESERDRIIAELVKYLESQGQSDCIDYLTLKLQDLSAPEIDQILGLTSRQRDYLQQRFKYHVQKFAKQHQWQLVHQWLGAGLEQKLGLSAQQWETLMSTISPQQQQLLKLKLEGQNDQAIAKTLKCTPKQLQKRWTELLDIAWAIRNGNNEMQTG, encoded by the coding sequence AGATGCAGTAATGCAATTTTTATTTCAAGAAATGCAGGCTCAAGTCAAAGCATCGCCCAATTGTATACAAGCTGTAGCTCTTCGTATTGCTAAAGAAGTAAATCGTATATGCGATAAAAGTTCTCGCATTCAAACATCTGGGGAGGTTCACTCTTGGCAATTGAATCTATGTCGTCATCGTCTGCAAAAGTGCCTACATTACTATCAATTAGGTTCCAGGCGCGGAAGGGTAGAGTTACATAGTAGTTTGGGCGCTATGGTTTACCGTCATGTAACAATAGCAGGTTCAGATTTGGGTTTTGACGGTCGTTACAGTTTAATTGAAGATTTTTTACAAGCGTTTTATATTGAGGCTATTAAAGCTTTCCGGCGAGAAAATGAACTGCCTGAAGATTATACGCCACGCACTCAGTTACAACTAGCAGAGTATATGGCGTTTACTGAACAATATGCCAAGCGGCGGATTAATTTACCTGGGGGAAATAATCAACAATTAATTATATTACGCGCTCAAGGTTTTGCCCGTCGTCAGCCTCAAGAGACAACTGTAGATATTGAAATGGCAGTAGAATCTGCCAAAAGTGAGGAAGCAGAATCTTACCAGCGTAACTCGGCGGTACAACAAATCCGATCGCAGATGACTGCTCAAGCTAATTTTGATCCCTCAGAAGAATCAGAGCGCGATCGCATCATTGCCGAATTAGTTAAATATCTCGAATCCCAAGGACAATCCGACTGCATCGACTATCTTACCCTCAAGCTGCAAGACCTTTCCGCACCAGAAATCGACCAAATTCTTGGACTCACCAGCCGTCAGCGCGACTACCTGCAACAGCGTTTTAAATATCATGTACAGAAGTTCGCTAAACAGCACCAATGGCAATTAGTCCATCAATGGTTAGGTGCAGGTTTAGAACAGAAATTAGGCTTATCCGCCCAGCAGTGGGAAACGTTGATGAGTACAATTTCTCCCCAACAGCAACAACTTCTAAAATTAAAGCTTGAGGGACAAAATGATCAGGCGATCGCTAAAACCTTAAAATGCACACCCAAGCAATTACAAAAACGCTGGACTGAACTATTAGATATAGCTTGGGCTATCCGCAATGGCAATAATGAAATGCAAACAGGCTGA
- a CDS encoding transposase, producing MPDILSLLQCLLPQINATTMRQLNQIILAMLAMSGRVTMLGISRWTGSGGSYRTMLRFFHTVIPWATLFWLFFHKHLFRPNEIYLLAGDEVVISKSGKQTYGLDRFFSSLAGKPISGLSFFTLSLVSVEQRHSFPIQIEQVIKSDIEKSSSSPTKEIKPQEKRGRGRPKGSKNKNKTQVVLTSELLRIQKMIKSLFKLLAKFIPLTYLVLDGHFGNNNALQMARQVNLHIISKLRSDSALYIPYQHPDPNSRSRRKYGDKIDYNNIPKKYLCQSTVDDDIQTDVYQVTLLHKEFAQSLNVVILVKTNLKTHARSHVILFSSDLKLSSEKIIDYYKLRFQIEFNFRDAKQFWGLEDFMNLSQTAVTNAANLAFFMVNLSHHLLADFRLLNPDSGILDLKAHYRGFRYVREILKMLPEIPEPILLTQIFAKLTSLGRIHNVSTGVEPS from the coding sequence ATGCCCGATATCTTATCACTCCTGCAATGCCTCCTGCCGCAGATAAACGCTACGACGATGCGGCAATTGAACCAGATAATCCTGGCCATGTTAGCAATGAGTGGCCGAGTGACGATGTTGGGAATTTCTCGTTGGACAGGTAGTGGTGGCAGTTATCGAACGATGTTGAGATTCTTTCATACGGTAATACCTTGGGCGACATTGTTTTGGTTATTCTTTCACAAGCATTTATTTCGTCCGAATGAGATATATTTGCTAGCGGGAGATGAAGTTGTGATAAGTAAATCAGGAAAACAAACTTATGGACTGGATAGATTTTTTTCTAGCCTGGCTGGTAAACCCATATCAGGGCTATCTTTTTTTACATTATCATTAGTCAGTGTTGAGCAAAGGCACTCGTTTCCGATTCAGATAGAACAGGTGATAAAGAGCGATATAGAAAAAAGTAGCTCGTCACCAACCAAAGAAATAAAACCGCAAGAAAAACGTGGGCGTGGGCGACCAAAGGGAAGTAAAAACAAGAATAAAACCCAGGTAGTTCTCACATCTGAATTACTCAGAATTCAGAAGATGATTAAGTCGCTATTTAAGTTATTAGCTAAATTTATTCCCCTTACTTACTTAGTATTGGATGGACACTTTGGGAATAATAATGCCTTGCAGATGGCTCGTCAAGTTAACTTGCATATAATTTCTAAGCTTCGCTCTGATTCAGCATTATATATACCTTATCAACACCCTGACCCCAATAGTCGCTCTCGTCGTAAATACGGAGACAAAATTGACTACAACAACATACCTAAGAAGTATTTATGTCAAAGTACCGTTGATGATGATATCCAAACTGACGTTTATCAAGTTACATTACTTCACAAAGAATTTGCCCAATCTCTAAATGTAGTTATTCTCGTCAAAACCAATCTTAAAACTCATGCTCGTAGTCATGTAATTCTATTTTCTAGTGATCTAAAATTGTCATCTGAAAAAATAATTGACTACTACAAGCTACGCTTTCAGATCGAATTCAATTTTCGAGATGCCAAGCAATTTTGGGGATTGGAAGATTTTATGAACTTAAGTCAAACTGCTGTAACTAATGCTGCTAATCTAGCATTCTTTATGGTCAACTTATCCCATCATCTTCTCGCGGATTTTCGTCTCCTTAATCCCGACTCCGGCATCCTTGACCTTAAGGCTCACTATCGTGGTTTTCGATATGTCCGTGAAATTTTAAAAATGCTTCCCGAAATACCTGAGCCTATTTTATTAACTCAGATTTTTGCCAAACTTACTTCTTTGGGACGTATTCATAACGTTTCTACAGGCGTTGAACCCTCGTAA